GTGGCGCCCGTGGCGTTGTTACTTCGTTGGAAGCATTGTCTTGGAGTCAAGTCTTGGACTGAGCCTCGGGTTAGTGGTGATGTGTTTGGTCTTGAGCAGGCATCGATTTGGTGAGCGTGGAGCCGATGGTGGTGCATCCCGCTAGGACTTGTTGCCTGGCCGACGGTGGTTGGCAGCAGCAGCAccgttcacatgcaaggggcatcAGGTGGGTTATGTCGTCCATCCTCTTGGGATCGGAGCGCCATATGTTTTGCTCTGTAGGACATATCATTCCTCTTCGATGTCGTCGAGGTTGCAGATATGCTTGTGGCTACCCGACTAATACGACAGTTTTTGTTGCACACTTTTTTTATAAACTTCTTCTCCTTTATTCATTCATAAGTAAAGTAGCATCATTTACAAGTAAAGGGATAACCTCATCAGGGGCGTTATCCATCCAAACACTCGGAGAAGAAAACCTAACTAACCTTGCTAGTTCATGAGCTACTCAATTACGTTCCCTATTACAATGATCATAAATGACATGGGAAAAACCTAATGACATAAAATAACAGTCATCTATAATGGATGAAGCGACTGAAGATGAGTAGCCTTGGCTCAATGCATTCACCACCTCCATGCTATCCGAATTCACTTCAATCTTACTGCATCCGACGGTATTAGCAAGATTCAAACCAAACCTCACTGCAATTGCTTCTGCTGTGAACGAGTCGAAGCAAAGGTCCATCTTTTCATTAGCAGCCGCTATAAATTCCCCCTTATGGTCCCGGATAACTGCTCCAAATGTTGTTGCGTGTGTCACTATCAAATCCCGCGTCAACGTTTAATTTCACGTAACCATACTTTGGTTTCAGCCAAGCATCTGAACGGACGTGAGCCTTTGGGCTATAAGAGATGATATAATTTGCTACTAAGCCTCTCATTGACATATTGATTTTACATGCGCTTAGAGTTTCTTCGTCATGTTTCAGTTTTCGCCTTTCATACCACAAATACCAAGCCGTCGTTGCCATCGTTTCTCTGAACTTCGGCAAGCCCAACACTTGGATTTGTTGTTCTGGAAGGCACAAAAGATGTTCCAACACAAGCTCACCtgccttgtcaactttcaatgcatgTTTGATAACAAGCTCAAGACCGAGCAACTTCCACACGTCCATTGCTAATTTGCATTCAAAGTTCAAACAACATATGTCTTATGTCATCAGGCCCCTGGTTACAGGCTGGGCAGCTCGGATTTATTTTCAAGTGCTTATTAGCCAGGATAGATCGACAGGGAATAGCACTCTGAAGTACGCGCCACATAAATATTTTTATCTTTGCTGGGCAGACTAAGTTCCATATCAAGTCCCATGTATAAGATGGGTTTGAAGCTCGAGCCGTTGATTCCAACTTGTGCCCAAATTGAAATTCTCATTCTGTATGGTATGTAGATCACACCGTGAAAGTCCCTGACTTTGGTAGCAACGAAGAAGCTCGAGTGCCCGGTCGGGTATGTTCTCGGATGTTGACCTTTCTGGCGTTTTGAATGTCGAGGTGTTGTTTatgttttcgcccggttttccttgATAAACCGACCAGTCCTTTACTTTCTTCTTTTTTGGCGCTCATCTTTTTGCGGTGCATTCCTCCTTTGCGAGTGTTCTTATAACACTCATTTCTAATCAATGGATTTGGTAGCTCGAGCCTAAACGACCCAGGGAGGGAGGATAATCCCCGTTCCGCTTTGACGCGGCAAAACCGATAAGGTGAGTCACCCGTGCATTGCATCGATAGACAGACAGCCCATCCTGTCCATTTCACGGAAAAGCCCTCGCCATCTTGGCTGGGTGGATCCGTGGATGGATGGAGGAGTGGTTTTCCTCCATGTGCGCGCATTTATTTTGCTTCCCTTCCCTTTGCTTCCGTCCCTTTCAGTTCCCATTCTACTATCGTCTCTCTCCCCTCCCCACTATTATATAGCCATGGGTGGCGCACTGCCTCCCTCCCTCCATCCACAaggccttccttccttccttccttgtgtTTGTGCTAGCAGCGCACGCACCCCACACCACCACGACAATCACCCTCCAAGCGCGACTCCTGCGTGCTTGCTTGCTAGAGTCGAGCACCACCTACCCAGGCAGCTAGCCAGAGCGAGGAGATAGAGAGCGATGAGGCAGTCGAGGTTCAAGAGGATCTGCGTCTTCTGCGGCAGTAGCCAGGGCAAGAAGAGGAGCTACCATGACGCCGCCATTGAGCTCGGCAACGAGCTGGTAGCCATGCTTTACTAGCCACACTCACCACTCTCCCTACCTCTATGCGCGTGCGTAGTCACACCATATATATTTCTGAACCGGCCGGGCCGGCTAGTCACTTACACCATATGAATTTGCAATTTACTTTGCTGCCCAACTTTTGTCAAAATTTGCCCCGCTTGCGGCTTGCCTTCCTCCTCCACAACAATTCCACAAAAGTCATTCCTCCCCTGTGCTCGTCAAACATCGCCGGCCCTACCGCATTCACGGCTCCATTAAATCGAAATTGAATTATAGCCATGCTAGCTCTGTTCTGCCCCCCACCCTCTTGATCGATCGCGTTCAAGAAGCATGTTTCATCTGTACCGGCCGTTGAGGAGGAGTTTAACCGTGCAGTTTTCCTATTTGAATTTACTGGGTGGTGACTTGGCACGTTGCTGTGGCAGGTGGCGAGGGGCGTGGACCTGGTGTACGGCGGGGGGAGCATCGGGCTCATGGGCATGGTGTCCCAGGCGGTGCACGACGGCGGCAGGCACGTCATAGGGTATGTAACAATCTCAGCTCAGCttggctcttcttctttttctcattTTGCTAGCTAGCTGGGCTGGCCTGGTGGATGCATGTGCTGATCGCTTGTTTTGTCATCTTGTTGTCCACGCGCAGTGTCATTCCCAAGACCCTCATGACCCCAGAGGTATGTCCGCTACTCGTGCATGTCTACAACTACTAGGAGCGAATATCCTGTGTACTAGATGCATGcttttaaattaattaattaattaattaactggaGATTCAAAAAAAAAACCCTGAAAGAACGTAGTGTCTCGCTAATTTTGAAGCTGAAACTCGATTTGCTTTTCTAGATGATCAGACAAAATTGGCCAGCAACATGTAGTACTAGCAACTTCCCACGCGTACTACCAAACAGACCGACATTCTCCGCCGTCCATGGCCTGCCGTGGCTCGTCCGAAAGATCTTGGCATGCCAGTTGGGTCCCTGCTCGTACTACCTGCAGCTTGCAAACGCTTGCTTCTGTTGGAGCCAATCATGGCAACGTGCTAACGTTCGGGACTTGTTTATGTCGTCGCTGTTAGTGTTAGGGCGTAGAGTCACTAATAATCAAATGGGCTTGGGAGTTTGAAGCACTCCTGCCGGTGCTGCAGTCCCAGGGGACATGGCACTTGGGTGTGCAAAAGAAAAGAATACCCTCTACTACCACTCCTACCTGGAGGAGGAGCAGCTgtgatcaagaggtagcagtatgctTCTGGCACAAATCCAGATCTCGGCGTGAGGATAAACTACTAGTGGCGCAAAAAGCGCAGCTGTACACTAGTAGTAGAGCAATCTCTTGCCACCAAAAGCCTTGCCATGGCAGCATATTGGGTTATTAGCATCATCTCCTTTCTAATCTGCCTGCTAGGGGAAAAGAGATATTGCCTTCTTTGGCTGCCCGGCCCTCATGTTTTCTTCAGAATAATGCGTTTCCAAAAGATAAATGAAGTGCTCGTCCATGATACGCACTAGGGTTACCGTATCGTATTGTGGTTTATCCTATACTACTATGTCACATCACTGGTAGATGGTGTGCTCAGAAACAATTAAATCGTACGTGCTTCAGAGGACTCTCATGTTCATGCATATCCAGAGTCGTTTTTCTTTTATGTTGGTTGTGGCTTTTTGCGTGGTCCTCAGCCTCCTGCTAGTCCTTTCAACCTTGCCCAAGGGGGTAAAAAAGAGAGAGGATATTTGAAGCAGCTAATGACATTTTCGGCCCCCTTTGAGCACAATCATGCCCCGTCTTGGGAATGTGCTAGTGTTTgtctccgcagatcaaatactatgTCGCCAAACACGAAGAGACCAAGCATGCATCATGGCATGGCAGAGACTTATTTCCTTTGCAGCAATGTTGATGTTTTCTCTGTGTCTGTTTCAGATAAGCGGTGAGACGGTGGGGGAGGTGAGGGCAGTGGCGGACATGCATCAGAGGAAGGCAGAGATGGCAAGGCACTCTGACGCCTTCATAGCCCTGCCTGGTGAGTCACACCAACTCAGCACACACATGTAACCATATTAGCCTGCCTGCCTGCATCTTTACCTCGTCTGGATCTGGATCAGGTGAATATATAGAACATTCATTGCTCTGCAGAAATCAATG
The sequence above is a segment of the Triticum dicoccoides isolate Atlit2015 ecotype Zavitan chromosome 1A, WEW_v2.0, whole genome shotgun sequence genome. Coding sequences within it:
- the LOC119269208 gene encoding probable cytokinin riboside 5'-monophosphate phosphoribohydrolase LOGL10, translating into MRQSRFKRICVFCGSSQGKKRSYHDAAIELGNELVARGVDLVYGGGSIGLMGMVSQAVHDGGRHVIGVIPKTLMTPEISGETVGEVRAVADMHQRKAEMARHSDAFIALPGGYGTLEELLEVITWAQLGIHHKPVGLLNVDGYYNSLLTFIDKAVEEGFINTSARRIIVLAPTAEELMEKLENYVPYHDRVASKLNWDIAAEIGHLGY